A genomic window from Bacteroidota bacterium includes:
- a CDS encoding GNAT family N-acetyltransferase produces MIIRQAVITDAEKLRELSISTFCNAYEKFNTETDMKMYVEKNFSPENIHLELSDPVNVFFVVEENKELMAYLKLALFPKENNVNAEKPIEILRFYTSVGHAGKGIGKLLFDHCVSFATERGYDKIQLGVWQKNEGAIAVYKKWNFKITGSVKFIFGTDVQDDFIMEYEIVPWSLRTG; encoded by the coding sequence ATGATCATCAGGCAAGCTGTGATCACGGACGCAGAAAAACTCCGTGAACTTTCCATCTCCACATTTTGTAATGCGTATGAAAAATTCAATACGGAGACGGACATGAAGATGTACGTTGAAAAAAATTTCTCGCCGGAAAATATTCACCTCGAACTTTCCGATCCTGTAAATGTTTTTTTTGTTGTGGAAGAAAATAAAGAGTTGATGGCTTACCTGAAACTTGCTTTGTTCCCTAAGGAAAATAATGTGAATGCAGAAAAACCAATTGAGATATTACGATTCTATACTTCAGTCGGCCATGCAGGAAAAGGCATCGGGAAACTTTTATTCGACCATTGCGTTTCCTTCGCAACCGAACGCGGGTATGATAAAATTCAACTCGGTGTGTGGCAGAAGAACGAAGGAGCTATTGCAGTTTACAAAAAATGGAATTTCAAAATTACCGGCAGCGTCAAATTCATTTTCGGAACCGATGTGCAGGACGACTTTATTATGGAGTACGAAATCGTGCCGTGGTCATTGCGAACAGGGTGA
- a CDS encoding DoxX family protein, giving the protein MSTRKILFWLMPPLYILAGIYHFINPEFYNRLMPLWIPQHSLLIFVSGIIEILLGVFLYPLQTRKISAWLIIAMLVVFFFLIHIPMTISFYGTNEKWFWISVVRIPLQFYLIWWAKKFTRVRITN; this is encoded by the coding sequence ATGTCAACAAGAAAAATATTATTCTGGTTAATGCCGCCACTTTACATACTGGCGGGAATCTATCATTTCATCAATCCTGAATTCTACAACAGATTAATGCCGCTGTGGATCCCGCAGCATTCATTGCTCATCTTCGTAAGCGGAATAATTGAAATTCTGCTTGGAGTTTTTTTATATCCTTTACAAACAAGAAAAATTTCCGCCTGGCTCATTATCGCCATGCTCGTCGTTTTCTTTTTTCTCATTCACATCCCGATGACGATATCTTTTTATGGAACCAATGAGAAATGGTTCTGGATCTCTGTCGTGAGAATTCCGCTACAGTTCTACCTGATCTGGTGGGCGAAAAAATTTACAAGAGTACGAATTACGAATTGA
- a CDS encoding homoserine dehydrogenase yields MTDNNKIKVALFGFGCVGQGLYDVLNHSEVLQADISRICVKDPKKKRSVEMSLITYDKNDILDRNDLDVVVEMINDTEEAFKIVKRAMENKTSVVSASKKMLASYFEELYKLQQENNVALIYEGSAGGSIPIIRTLEEYYDNELLSSLRGILNGTTNYILTRMELESKDYSDVLKDAQKSGFAEIDPWLDVAGFDTLYKLCLLSVHAFGVILKPENVLALGIQNITFNDIRYAREKGLRIKLVASAAKAGDAFRVYVMPRFVKANDELFKILYEYNGIEVEGAFSCTQVFTGKGAGAHPTGSAVLSDISALTYNYKYSYKKLKKLQHTLGKEYNGEKLLDTDFDLRVYIRYNNESELKDFDIKNVVEEYRSPGMNFIIADVGFRSLYKQKGNKESRVFVCAVE; encoded by the coding sequence ATGACAGATAACAACAAAATAAAAGTAGCGCTCTTCGGGTTCGGATGCGTGGGACAGGGATTGTACGATGTACTCAATCACTCAGAAGTTTTGCAGGCCGACATCAGCCGGATCTGCGTGAAGGATCCGAAGAAAAAAAGATCGGTGGAAATGTCGCTCATTACTTACGATAAGAATGATATTCTTGATCGCAACGATCTCGACGTGGTGGTGGAAATGATCAACGATACTGAAGAAGCTTTTAAGATCGTGAAGCGTGCGATGGAAAATAAAACTTCGGTGGTGAGTGCAAGTAAAAAAATGCTGGCGTCTTATTTCGAAGAATTGTACAAACTACAGCAGGAAAATAATGTGGCGCTCATTTACGAGGGATCGGCCGGCGGAAGTATTCCCATCATCCGCACGCTCGAAGAATATTATGACAATGAGTTGCTCAGTTCGCTGCGTGGAATTTTAAACGGAACCACCAATTACATTCTCACCCGGATGGAACTGGAAAGCAAAGATTATTCTGATGTGCTTAAAGACGCGCAGAAAAGTGGTTTTGCCGAGATCGATCCATGGCTCGATGTTGCAGGATTCGATACACTTTACAAATTATGCTTGTTGAGTGTGCATGCCTTCGGTGTGATTCTCAAACCGGAAAATGTACTCGCGCTCGGAATTCAGAATATAACTTTCAACGACATCCGCTACGCGCGCGAAAAAGGTTTGCGCATAAAATTAGTGGCGAGCGCTGCAAAAGCGGGAGATGCTTTCCGCGTGTACGTGATGCCGCGGTTTGTAAAAGCAAACGATGAACTTTTTAAAATTCTTTACGAGTACAACGGCATAGAAGTAGAAGGCGCATTTTCCTGCACGCAGGTGTTCACGGGCAAGGGCGCGGGCGCGCATCCAACCGGGAGTGCTGTGCTCTCCGATATTTCTGCATTGACCTACAACTATAAATATTCTTACAAGAAACTGAAAAAGCTGCAACATACACTTGGCAAAGAATACAACGGAGAAAAATTATTGGACACTGATTTTGATCTGCGTGTTTACATTCGTTACAACAACGAAAGTGAACTGAAAGATTTCGATATAAAAAATGTGGTGGAGGAATACCGTTCGCCGGGAATGAATTTCATCATTGCTGATGTCGGATTCCGTTCGTTGTACAAACAGAAAGGAAATAAAGAGTCGAGAGTTTTTGTTTGTGCAGTGGAGTGA